The Shewanella zhangzhouensis genome has a window encoding:
- the ybgC gene encoding tol-pal system-associated acyl-CoA thioesterase produces the protein MFIWPISVYYEDTDAGGVVYHSNYLNFFERARSEWLRALGISQTELLAGDIAFVVKRAEIEFRKAARFEQNLFVHSTVIEMKKASMVFEQRLLDEAGTCYCEGHIVVACVALSKMRPHAIPPHIAQELTQGAR, from the coding sequence ATGTTTATCTGGCCTATTTCCGTCTACTACGAAGATACCGATGCCGGTGGGGTAGTGTATCACTCCAATTATCTCAACTTTTTCGAGCGGGCAAGAAGCGAATGGCTGCGTGCGCTCGGCATCAGCCAGACCGAGCTGCTGGCCGGCGATATCGCCTTTGTGGTGAAGCGGGCCGAGATAGAGTTTCGTAAAGCGGCGCGCTTTGAGCAGAATCTTTTTGTGCATTCCACTGTCATAGAAATGAAGAAAGCCTCCATGGTTTTCGAACAACGACTTCTGGATGAGGCCGGCACCTGTTACTGCGAGGGACACATAGTGGTTGCCTGCGTGGCATTGTCGAAGATGCGGCCCCATGCCATTCCACCCCATATAGCGCAGGAGTTAACACAAGGTGCACGCTGA
- a CDS encoding flagellar protein MotY, with product MWRNCFILSALLLPLGAAADMRHYVATIADSQWRLAENSRIRCSLEHDIPAYGKAVFSSAAGKDQNLLFTLDMWSKPDAATAATLVSKAPSWRPGEVQSTITRLSYMRDFNGEVPKKAAWSMLTELERGREPTFYYADWYNSDNKVAVGLSAANFRRKYTEFRQCLSGLLPYSFDDIAFTVLNYESGGTELTRFSKAQLARVQEYLSLDPDVELILINAYTDSHGGRNLNQKVSDKRADSVKDFFVSKGIPADRIQTEGHGETRHVASNQGADERQRNRRVVIQITKAI from the coding sequence ATGTGGCGTAACTGCTTTATTCTATCTGCACTGCTGCTGCCACTGGGCGCGGCGGCCGACATGCGTCACTACGTGGCCACCATTGCCGACTCCCAGTGGCGCCTGGCCGAAAACTCCCGTATTCGCTGCAGTCTGGAGCATGATATCCCTGCTTACGGCAAAGCCGTGTTTTCCAGCGCTGCCGGTAAAGATCAGAATCTGCTGTTTACTCTGGATATGTGGTCGAAACCCGATGCGGCCACGGCGGCAACCCTGGTGAGCAAGGCTCCCTCCTGGCGCCCCGGCGAAGTTCAGTCGACCATTACCAGGCTGTCTTATATGAGAGACTTTAACGGCGAAGTACCCAAAAAGGCCGCCTGGTCGATGCTGACCGAGCTTGAGCGCGGCCGTGAGCCCACTTTCTACTACGCCGACTGGTACAACAGCGACAATAAGGTTGCCGTGGGTTTGTCGGCGGCCAATTTCCGTCGCAAGTACACTGAGTTTCGTCAGTGTTTATCTGGCTTGCTGCCCTACAGTTTCGATGATATCGCCTTTACCGTGCTCAATTATGAGTCGGGTGGAACTGAGCTGACCCGTTTTTCCAAGGCACAGCTGGCGCGGGTGCAGGAATACCTGAGCCTGGACCCCGATGTTGAGCTTATCCTCATCAATGCCTATACCGACAGCCACGGCGGCCGTAACCTGAACCAAAAGGTGTCTGACAAGCGCGCGGATTCAGTAAAGGACTTTTTTGTCAGTAAAGGCATCCCCGCTGACCGTATTCAAACAGAGGGCCACGGCGAAACCCGTCACGTGGCTTCCAACCAAGGGGCGGATGAGCGCCAGCGAAACCGCCGGGTGGTCATCCAGATAACCAAAGCTATCTGA
- the tolR gene encoding protein TolR, which produces MMHGYQRKRRRPVAEINVVPYIDVMLVLLIIFMATAPIVTQGVKVDLPTGEAEALSTDSKPPVVASIDANGDYYLDIGSGSSAKDVLTLDDVATQVAAMIMLEPERPVVVKADRSIPYEDVIQLMITLQKAGVPSVGLMTDSPQEK; this is translated from the coding sequence CTGATGCACGGTTATCAGCGCAAGCGCCGCCGCCCCGTGGCTGAAATCAACGTCGTACCTTATATCGACGTGATGCTGGTGCTGCTTATCATCTTTATGGCGACTGCGCCGATTGTGACGCAGGGCGTCAAGGTGGACTTGCCCACTGGGGAGGCAGAAGCCCTGTCAACGGACAGCAAGCCGCCGGTTGTGGCTTCCATCGATGCCAATGGGGATTATTATCTGGATATCGGCAGTGGCAGCAGCGCCAAAGACGTGCTCACGCTGGATGATGTTGCAACCCAGGTTGCTGCCATGATCATGTTGGAGCCGGAGCGCCCCGTGGTGGTAAAAGCCGACCGCAGCATTCCCTATGAGGACGTTATTCAGTTGATGATCACGCTGCAAAAAGCCGGAGTGCCCTCGGTGGGGCTGATGACGGACTCGCCACAGGAGAAGTAA
- the tolA gene encoding cell envelope integrity protein TolA, with product MSAKKFHSSLTLPVAISLAIHLGIILVLALGALDFFTKKLETPEPAAAAPVQAVLIDQQKVAAAAEKIKQEKREAERREQLRQEELERKADEARKAREQEQAKLKQLETERKQKEIETQKAIEEAKRKEEQAKQAADKAEKERVRKESERKAAEEAAKKAEEKRKAEEAAAKKAEEERKRKAEEERKRKAEEEAKRKAEAERKRKAAEEAARREQELADMMAAEQATINAARNRQLVSERDRYTAMIKATIQRNLVVDESMRGKSCKMFIRLASDGFVTTAEAREGDGVVCRAAKAAITKAGRLPVSPEPEVYQLMKEINLTVQPEI from the coding sequence GTGTCCGCAAAGAAATTCCATTCAAGTTTAACCTTACCCGTGGCCATCTCGCTGGCCATACACCTGGGTATTATTCTGGTGTTGGCACTGGGCGCGCTGGACTTTTTCACCAAAAAGCTCGAGACCCCGGAACCCGCAGCCGCCGCGCCTGTGCAGGCGGTACTCATCGACCAGCAAAAGGTGGCGGCCGCGGCCGAGAAAATTAAGCAAGAGAAGCGTGAAGCCGAGCGCCGTGAGCAGCTGCGTCAGGAAGAGCTGGAACGCAAGGCCGACGAAGCCCGTAAGGCCCGTGAGCAGGAGCAGGCCAAGCTGAAGCAGCTTGAAACCGAGCGCAAGCAAAAGGAAATCGAGACCCAAAAGGCCATCGAAGAAGCCAAGCGCAAGGAAGAGCAGGCCAAGCAAGCCGCCGACAAGGCTGAAAAAGAGCGGGTGCGTAAAGAGTCTGAGCGCAAGGCAGCCGAAGAAGCGGCCAAGAAGGCCGAAGAGAAACGCAAGGCCGAAGAAGCCGCTGCCAAGAAAGCCGAAGAAGAGCGTAAACGCAAGGCCGAGGAAGAGCGCAAGCGCAAAGCTGAGGAAGAGGCCAAGCGTAAGGCGGAAGCAGAACGTAAGCGCAAGGCCGCAGAAGAAGCGGCGCGCCGTGAGCAGGAGCTGGCCGACATGATGGCGGCCGAACAGGCCACCATCAACGCCGCCCGCAATCGCCAGCTTGTGTCTGAGCGTGACAGATACACCGCCATGATCAAGGCCACCATCCAGCGGAATCTGGTGGTGGATGAGTCGATGCGTGGCAAGAGCTGTAAAATGTTTATCCGTCTCGCCAGCGATGGTTTTGTGACCACCGCCGAAGCGCGGGAGGGGGACGGCGTGGTATGCCGCGCCGCCAAGGCGGCCATTACCAAGGCCGGACGTCTGCCTGTGTCACCTGAGCCTGAGGTGTACCAGCTGATGAAAGAAATCAATTTGACCGTGCAACCGGAAATCTAA
- a CDS encoding prolyl oligopeptidase family serine peptidase has translation MTSRISTLSLLTLGFALGLSGCHTKEATQDAPAAGIAYPASQTVAISEQIHGVEVQDPYRWLEESSPETEDWVKRQQAFGEEYLAAIPNKQVVVDRITELWNFEKVGAPFEHGENRFIFRNNGLQSQNVLYVSEKGGAERVLLDPNTLSADGTVALSGVSVSGDGKTLAYGVSKSGSDWQEWAFIDVASGRKLADSLNWIKFSRAEWAHDNSGVYYSRYDAPAGGDILVDVNYNQKVYFHRIGEEQAKDTLVYERPDQPEWGFSSTVSDDGNFLLISVSVGTDSRNRFFYKPLKDKSLKVVELMSELEAEYQFLGNEGPVFYFKTDLDAPKGRIIAVDTRNPAKDNWRTLVPESQDPIAAVSIISEHLVVSYLHDVLGQLSIYNMDGVKREDVPLPGKGKIAGPYGKASKPYFYYIFNSYVQPQTIYKYDLNKGTNELFSAPKVSFNPDDYVSEQVFYTSKDGTRIPMLVSYKKGLKKDGNNPTLLYAYGGFSISMTPRFSPATIAWLDMGGIYAVPALRGGSEYGEEWHKAGMFGKKQNVFDDYFAAAEYLISENYTNSSKLGAYGRSNGGLLMGAAVTQRPDLFAAILPAVGVLDMLRFQKFTIGWAWTAEYGSADNAEDFPYLLAYSPYHNVKAQAYPATMVMTADHDDRVVPLHSFKFGAMLQAKQKGQAPVIMRIESKAGHGAGKPTSMQIAEFADIYAFLWQNFGLTLPTEL, from the coding sequence ATGACAAGCAGAATCAGCACTCTAAGCCTGCTGACCCTGGGTTTTGCTCTGGGATTATCAGGCTGTCACACCAAAGAAGCGACCCAAGATGCCCCTGCGGCTGGTATCGCTTATCCTGCCAGCCAAACGGTTGCCATAAGTGAACAAATTCACGGCGTTGAGGTGCAAGACCCTTATCGTTGGCTCGAAGAAAGCAGCCCTGAGACCGAAGATTGGGTCAAACGGCAGCAGGCTTTTGGTGAAGAATACCTTGCCGCCATTCCCAATAAGCAAGTGGTGGTTGACCGCATTACCGAGCTGTGGAACTTTGAAAAAGTAGGTGCACCTTTTGAGCACGGTGAAAATCGCTTTATTTTCAGAAACAATGGCCTGCAATCACAAAACGTACTCTATGTGAGTGAAAAGGGCGGCGCCGAGCGGGTACTGCTTGACCCCAACACGCTTTCAGCCGATGGCACTGTGGCCCTATCCGGCGTATCCGTAAGCGGTGATGGCAAAACCCTGGCTTACGGCGTTTCAAAGTCCGGCTCCGACTGGCAGGAGTGGGCCTTTATCGATGTGGCCAGTGGCCGCAAGTTGGCTGATAGCCTTAACTGGATCAAGTTTTCCCGCGCCGAGTGGGCCCATGACAACAGTGGTGTGTACTACTCTCGCTATGATGCGCCCGCTGGCGGCGATATCCTGGTCGATGTGAACTACAACCAGAAGGTGTATTTCCACCGCATTGGCGAGGAACAGGCGAAGGATACTCTGGTATACGAGCGTCCGGACCAGCCCGAGTGGGGCTTTTCGTCCACTGTGTCCGATGACGGTAACTTCCTGCTGATAAGCGTCTCAGTGGGGACAGACAGCCGCAATCGCTTCTTCTATAAACCGCTCAAAGATAAAAGCCTTAAAGTGGTTGAGCTGATGAGCGAGTTGGAAGCTGAATACCAGTTCCTCGGTAACGAAGGTCCGGTGTTCTACTTCAAGACCGATCTGGATGCCCCGAAAGGCCGCATCATTGCCGTCGATACCCGAAATCCTGCCAAAGACAACTGGCGCACCCTGGTGCCGGAATCTCAGGACCCCATCGCTGCGGTCAGCATTATCAGCGAGCATCTGGTGGTGAGTTATCTGCACGATGTGCTGGGCCAATTGTCCATTTACAATATGGATGGGGTGAAGCGTGAGGATGTGCCGCTGCCGGGTAAGGGCAAGATAGCCGGTCCCTACGGCAAGGCCAGCAAGCCTTACTTTTATTACATCTTCAACAGCTATGTGCAGCCTCAGACTATCTACAAGTACGATCTGAACAAGGGCACCAATGAGCTGTTCAGTGCGCCCAAGGTATCCTTCAATCCGGACGACTACGTGTCTGAGCAGGTGTTTTACACCAGCAAAGACGGCACTCGCATCCCCATGCTGGTCAGTTACAAAAAAGGGCTGAAGAAAGACGGCAATAACCCGACGCTGCTTTATGCCTACGGTGGTTTTTCTATCTCCATGACCCCGCGCTTCAGCCCCGCCACCATTGCCTGGCTGGACATGGGTGGCATCTATGCGGTGCCAGCCCTTCGTGGTGGCAGCGAGTACGGTGAAGAGTGGCACAAGGCCGGTATGTTCGGTAAAAAGCAAAACGTGTTTGACGACTATTTTGCTGCCGCCGAATACCTTATCAGCGAAAACTACACCAACAGCAGTAAGCTCGGCGCCTATGGCCGCAGCAACGGTGGGCTCTTGATGGGCGCAGCAGTGACCCAGAGACCTGATTTGTTTGCCGCCATCCTGCCAGCCGTTGGTGTGCTGGATATGCTGCGCTTCCAGAAGTTCACCATAGGTTGGGCCTGGACGGCTGAATACGGCAGTGCCGACAATGCTGAGGACTTCCCATATCTGCTGGCATATTCGCCTTATCACAACGTGAAAGCGCAGGCCTATCCTGCCACCATGGTGATGACAGCCGACCATGACGATCGCGTAGTGCCGCTGCACAGCTTCAAGTTTGGCGCCATGTTGCAGGCCAAACAGAAGGGGCAAGCGCCTGTGATTATGCGAATTGAGTCAAAGGCCGGGCATGGTGCGGGTAAACCCACCTCGATGCAGATTGCCGAGTTTGCCGACATCTATGCCTTTTTGTGGCAAAACTTCGGTTTAACCCTGCCAACTGAACTCTGA
- the tolQ gene encoding protein TolQ, which translates to MHADISFLGLFLQASLLVKLVMLVLVGLSVLSWAVIIQRRNLIKAAKSRSAKFEDKFWSGVDLNRLYQELSARGDANAGLEAMFVTGFKEYSRLARLSARVPGAVMDGTYRAMRVTLSRELEKLETNLPLLATIGSTSPYIGLFGTVWGIMNAFIALGAVQNPTLGIVAPAIAEALIATAMGLAAAIPAVIFYNRYSTEVEKLEGTYVNFMEEFSSILHRQAYAEKESA; encoded by the coding sequence GTGCACGCTGATATTTCGTTTTTGGGACTCTTTTTACAGGCAAGCTTGCTGGTCAAATTGGTGATGCTTGTGCTGGTTGGTCTGTCGGTCCTGTCCTGGGCGGTGATCATTCAGCGCCGCAACCTCATCAAGGCCGCCAAGTCGCGCTCTGCCAAATTTGAAGACAAATTCTGGTCCGGGGTGGATTTGAATCGCCTGTATCAGGAACTGTCTGCCCGCGGCGACGCCAATGCCGGCCTCGAAGCCATGTTTGTCACTGGCTTTAAAGAGTATTCCCGTCTGGCACGCTTGTCGGCCCGTGTCCCTGGCGCCGTCATGGACGGTACTTACCGCGCCATGCGCGTGACTCTGTCCCGCGAGCTTGAAAAACTCGAAACCAATTTGCCGCTGCTGGCCACCATAGGTTCAACCAGCCCTTACATCGGCCTCTTTGGTACCGTATGGGGGATCATGAATGCCTTTATCGCCCTGGGCGCCGTACAAAACCCCACTCTGGGTATCGTGGCTCCCGCCATTGCCGAAGCCCTGATTGCCACGGCCATGGGCCTGGCTGCCGCGATTCCTGCAGTGATTTTCTATAACCGTTATTCCACCGAGGTGGAGAAGCTGGAAGGCACCTATGTGAACTTTATGGAAGAGTTCTCCAGCATCCTGCACCGTCAGGCTTATGCCGAGAAGGAGTCAGCCTGA